In one Henriciella litoralis genomic region, the following are encoded:
- a CDS encoding ATP12 family chaperone protein: MTQQSQKQSQLPRRFYKTASACAHEGNWRVELDGRPVKTPAKNELSFASQDLAALVASEWSAQGEHIDPSTMPLTRLLNVAIDRAPLTRDAMADEIAKYAETDLVCHLAEGPTELRERQDAGWRPWRDWAGRELDIVLVPVEGIIASPQPAASLTAARAHAASLDDISLTGLTWGCALFGSAVLACAVERGALKADEAFELSRIDEAWQVEQWGEDEEAMDALSRRRKDAQSIGKLFAALSR; this comes from the coding sequence ATGACACAGCAATCTCAAAAACAATCGCAACTGCCGCGCCGCTTTTATAAGACGGCCAGCGCCTGCGCGCATGAAGGCAATTGGCGCGTCGAGCTGGATGGGCGGCCCGTCAAGACGCCTGCAAAGAACGAATTGTCGTTTGCGTCGCAGGACCTCGCGGCCCTCGTCGCCAGCGAATGGTCGGCGCAGGGCGAGCATATCGATCCATCCACCATGCCGCTGACGCGATTGCTGAATGTCGCCATAGACCGTGCGCCGCTCACCCGGGACGCCATGGCGGATGAAATCGCCAAATATGCAGAGACCGATCTGGTCTGCCATCTGGCCGAAGGTCCAACCGAACTGCGTGAGCGCCAGGATGCAGGCTGGCGTCCTTGGCGCGACTGGGCCGGCCGTGAGCTTGATATTGTGCTCGTGCCGGTCGAAGGCATCATCGCCTCACCGCAGCCTGCCGCTTCGCTGACCGCTGCGCGGGCGCATGCTGCATCGCTCGATGACATTTCGCTGACGGGACTGACCTGGGGCTGCGCCCTGTTTGGGTCGGCCGTGCTCGCTTGCGCTGTAGAACGCGGCGCGCTGAAGGCAGATGAGGCGTTTGAGCTGTCCCGCATCGATGAGGCCTGGCAGGTCGAGCAGTGGGGCGAAGACGAAGAAGCGATGGATGCCCTCTCGCGCCGCCGGAAAGATGCCCAGTCTATCGGGAAACTATTTGCCGCGCTCAGTCGTTGA
- a CDS encoding HAD-IA family hydrolase — MTDLKLAIWDMDGTIVDSRDVIQTAMCRAFVACGLPEPAYDDLRKTVGLGLHEVCSTLAPDYHDIPALTEAYRQAFVARRTEENFVEPLYDGAIETLDRLANEGWLIAMATGKSHRGIRAIFEMHPLEQYFDTIWCADDGPGKPHPFMVQQAMDALGCEPHQSLIIGDAIHDIAMGRNAGIHTMGVSWGFGEAGELKAAGAHEVHDEFTSLNQGLDKFGRSVQSPIVST, encoded by the coding sequence ATGACAGACCTCAAACTCGCCATCTGGGACATGGATGGCACCATCGTCGACAGCCGAGACGTGATTCAGACGGCCATGTGCCGCGCCTTCGTGGCCTGCGGCTTGCCGGAACCGGCCTATGATGACTTGCGCAAGACGGTAGGGCTCGGCCTACATGAAGTCTGCAGCACGCTGGCGCCGGACTATCATGACATTCCGGCCCTCACCGAAGCCTACAGACAGGCCTTCGTTGCCCGGCGAACCGAAGAGAACTTTGTCGAGCCGCTCTATGATGGCGCGATCGAGACGCTCGACCGGCTGGCCAATGAAGGCTGGCTGATTGCCATGGCGACCGGCAAGTCGCATCGCGGCATCCGCGCCATCTTCGAGATGCATCCGCTGGAGCAGTATTTCGACACGATCTGGTGCGCCGATGACGGCCCCGGCAAGCCGCACCCTTTCATGGTGCAGCAGGCCATGGACGCGCTCGGCTGCGAGCCGCATCAAAGCCTCATCATCGGCGATGCCATCCATGACATTGCGATGGGCCGGAATGCTGGCATTCACACGATGGGCGTTAGCTGGGGGTTCGGCGAGGCGGGTGAATTGAAGGCGGCCGGGGCGCATGAGGTGCATGATGAGTTCACAAGCCTGAATCAGGGCCTCGATAAATTTGGCCGGTCTGTTCAATCTCCGATTGTCTCAACCTGA
- a CDS encoding RluA family pseudouridine synthase: MNSQVINETVSPKEEGVRLDRWVKRRLQVTQGQLEKLLRSGQIRVDGGRAKANTRLEAGMVVRLPPVHQQTAEEKQAYKPGKLTSRDQDFMREMVVYEDDEMFALNKPAGIAVQGGTRQGGRHIDGLLDALSDGEYRPKLVHRLDKETSGLLLIAKHPAAAAKLSDLFRSRDMQKAYWAVTVGAPKPAAGQIRCWMAKGQGPEGRERMVHAAQNDEGARHSITDYITVSQAAQKAAWVALRPQTGRMHQLRFHMHELGTSILGDDKYVTGREVPQGVASGLHLHARALLIPRANKKPLLLKAPLSGHMKETFKTLGFLEAEAGNDPFELFL; the protein is encoded by the coding sequence ATGAACTCCCAGGTTATCAATGAGACTGTCAGCCCGAAGGAAGAGGGCGTGCGCCTTGATCGCTGGGTCAAACGCCGCCTTCAGGTGACGCAGGGCCAGCTGGAAAAGCTGCTCCGCTCGGGCCAGATTCGTGTCGATGGCGGCCGGGCGAAAGCCAATACGCGCCTCGAAGCCGGCATGGTCGTGCGCCTGCCGCCCGTCCATCAGCAGACCGCTGAGGAAAAGCAGGCCTACAAGCCCGGCAAGCTGACCTCCCGCGATCAGGACTTCATGCGTGAAATGGTCGTCTATGAAGACGATGAGATGTTCGCGCTGAACAAGCCCGCTGGCATCGCCGTCCAGGGCGGCACCAGGCAGGGCGGTCGTCATATTGATGGCTTGCTGGACGCTCTGTCCGACGGCGAATATCGCCCGAAACTGGTTCACCGCCTTGATAAGGAGACCTCTGGCCTGCTGCTGATCGCCAAGCATCCGGCTGCTGCGGCGAAGCTTTCCGATCTGTTCCGCTCACGCGACATGCAGAAGGCCTACTGGGCCGTCACGGTTGGTGCGCCAAAACCGGCGGCCGGTCAGATACGCTGCTGGATGGCCAAGGGGCAGGGGCCGGAAGGCCGCGAACGCATGGTGCACGCTGCGCAAAATGATGAAGGCGCGCGCCATTCCATCACAGACTATATCACAGTGTCGCAAGCAGCTCAGAAGGCAGCATGGGTTGCGCTCCGCCCGCAGACGGGCCGGATGCACCAGTTGCGCTTTCACATGCATGAGCTTGGCACGTCCATTCTCGGTGACGACAAGTACGTCACCGGGCGTGAAGTGCCGCAGGGCGTCGCCAGCGGATTGCACCTGCACGCGCGCGCCTTGCTCATCCCGCGTGCCAACAAGAAACCGCTTCTCCTCAAGGCGCCGCTGTCGGGCCATATGAAAGAGACGTTCAAGACACTCGGCTTTCTGGAAGCCGAGGCGGGCAACGATCCGTTTGAGCTGTTTTTGTAG
- a CDS encoding fluoride efflux transporter FluC, whose amino-acid sequence MNGFLYVALGGAIGASLRHGAGLATVRLGLLGWPWATFFVNLLGSLLMGLLIGWMTFRGETLAGGQETRLFLATGLLGGFTTFSAFSLEVARFVQEDQWPKAFAYAGLSVVAGLLLVMAGMMIMRKFFA is encoded by the coding sequence ATGAACGGTTTTCTATACGTAGCTCTCGGCGGCGCCATCGGCGCGAGCCTGCGTCATGGCGCTGGCCTTGCGACGGTACGCCTTGGTCTTTTGGGTTGGCCGTGGGCGACCTTCTTCGTCAATCTGCTGGGCAGCCTCCTGATGGGTTTGCTGATCGGCTGGATGACGTTTCGCGGTGAGACCCTTGCCGGCGGACAGGAAACACGCCTGTTTCTGGCGACGGGCCTGCTTGGCGGTTTTACGACCTTCTCGGCCTTCTCGCTGGAAGTTGCCCGCTTCGTTCAGGAAGACCAATGGCCAAAGGCGTTTGCCTATGCTGGCCTGTCGGTGGTGGCGGGCCTCCTGCTCGTGATGGCCGGCATGATGATAATGAGAAAGTTTTTCGCATGA
- a CDS encoding FAD-dependent oxidoreductase, which produces MTYDLVIVGAGIGGSAMAATMAKSGASVLLLEKSTSYEDRVRGEWIAPWGVAEVRRLGLYDLLMEAGGHHITSHVTYDESRDPDAAETTAMPLNIFAENVPGPLTIGHPHHCQTLFDEAVRCGAAALRGVNVTNIELGASPTVTYDHDGAEHTAHAALVIGAEGRMSPTRKQAGIKLHQDKPHHWFAGLLVEGVEGWDPSRQAIGTEGQFGFLAFPQGGDKVRVYGGYPLAEKGRFAGEDGARKFLDSFRMNCAPANRAIADGTPAGPLLSYFNNDSWTDEPFAEGAVLIGDAAGWNDPINGLGLSITYRDVRIVSDILKATPKGKTPDFSSYASERAERMRRLRFAGHLQAALDMEFGDEARARRKSYHERSAADPTLGMHGAAIMGGPESVPAEVFTDAHRDRVLQG; this is translated from the coding sequence ATGACCTACGATCTAGTTATCGTCGGTGCCGGGATCGGCGGCTCTGCGATGGCCGCAACCATGGCAAAATCCGGCGCCAGCGTTTTGCTGCTCGAAAAATCTACAAGCTATGAAGACCGTGTGCGCGGCGAGTGGATCGCGCCATGGGGCGTCGCAGAAGTTCGGCGGCTTGGGCTATATGACCTGTTGATGGAGGCGGGCGGCCACCACATCACTTCGCACGTGACCTATGATGAAAGCCGCGATCCGGATGCGGCAGAAACGACGGCCATGCCGCTCAATATCTTCGCGGAGAACGTGCCCGGCCCGCTCACGATTGGTCATCCACATCACTGCCAGACGCTGTTCGATGAAGCGGTGCGATGCGGCGCGGCGGCGCTGCGCGGCGTCAATGTGACGAATATCGAGCTCGGTGCTTCGCCCACTGTCACCTATGATCATGACGGCGCCGAACACACCGCGCACGCCGCACTCGTGATTGGCGCCGAAGGGCGGATGTCGCCGACGCGCAAGCAAGCCGGGATCAAGCTGCATCAGGACAAGCCGCATCACTGGTTTGCGGGCCTGCTGGTCGAGGGCGTCGAGGGCTGGGACCCGTCGCGCCAGGCGATCGGCACTGAGGGGCAGTTCGGCTTTCTGGCGTTTCCGCAGGGCGGAGATAAAGTGCGCGTCTATGGGGGCTATCCCCTCGCAGAAAAGGGCCGCTTTGCCGGTGAGGATGGCGCGCGAAAATTCCTCGACAGTTTCAGGATGAATTGCGCTCCCGCCAATCGGGCGATCGCCGACGGCACGCCGGCCGGGCCGCTTCTTTCCTATTTCAACAATGATAGCTGGACCGATGAGCCTTTTGCCGAGGGCGCGGTGCTGATCGGCGATGCGGCCGGCTGGAATGATCCGATCAACGGGCTTGGCCTGTCGATCACCTATCGCGATGTACGGATCGTCTCAGACATTCTGAAGGCGACGCCCAAGGGCAAAACGCCCGACTTCTCATCCTATGCGAGCGAACGGGCCGAGCGGATGCGCCGGCTGCGCTTTGCCGGTCACTTACAAGCTGCGCTCGATATGGAGTTTGGCGATGAGGCCCGCGCGCGCCGCAAAAGCTATCATGAGCGCAGCGCAGCTGACCCGACGCTCGGGATGCATGGCGCGGCGATCATGGGCGGGCCGGAAAGCGTGCCGGCTGAAGTGTTCACCGATGCGCACCGCGACCGCGTCCTACAGGGGTAA
- a CDS encoding nuclear transport factor 2 family protein, giving the protein MDIEKFNADWLQAWTDKDVDRLVGFYSADTVYKDPQTTAGLEGREALRGYLTTLFASTPPMTYTPETVWAIEGGFCGRWYCEIGENGAEGKMRGFDLVLLEHGLIKHNEVYVHPLGEPQDA; this is encoded by the coding sequence ATGGATATTGAGAAATTCAACGCCGACTGGCTTCAGGCCTGGACCGACAAGGATGTCGACAGGCTGGTGGGCTTCTATAGCGCCGACACGGTCTACAAGGATCCGCAGACAACCGCCGGTCTTGAGGGCCGCGAGGCGCTGCGCGGCTACCTCACCACTCTCTTCGCCTCGACCCCGCCGATGACCTACACGCCGGAAACGGTCTGGGCCATCGAGGGCGGCTTCTGCGGACGCTGGTATTGCGAGATCGGCGAAAATGGCGCCGAGGGAAAGATGCGCGGCTTTGATCTGGTGCTGCTGGAGCATGGCCTGATCAAGCATAATGAGGTCTATGTGCATCCCTTGGGCGAGCCGCAAGATGCCTGA
- a CDS encoding phosphotransferase, which produces MPDIREWKDIDAAWLSEALQAGGVDAKVSAFEAGKVGTGQIGDCVRFRLDYASAPPDAPATIVGKFPSEGAESRATGVQLGNYHREVKFYQLLQPDARISTPHCYFTDVNEETHDFVLMMSDLAPAEQGDQLAGVTLDQTRLVLDEAAKLHSAFWQDEKLDDFSWVMNTRNAPDPIPPELVVQLWDGFKARYGSRVTPQARQVGDAMSRNLDGYNDAREGPKCLIHSDFRPDNMMFNPADPDKPVTVVDWQSFGYGPGGADVGYFIAGAIDPETRRAHESELLDLYLSKMSTLGADDYSRDIFLPHYVAGAYQHFFTAFFAAMLVTQTPRGDDMFFRMANGAVDLIADHDALDWFN; this is translated from the coding sequence ATGCCTGATATTCGCGAGTGGAAAGACATCGACGCGGCCTGGCTGAGCGAGGCTCTGCAGGCCGGCGGCGTTGACGCGAAGGTCAGCGCGTTTGAGGCGGGCAAGGTCGGCACAGGCCAGATTGGTGACTGTGTTCGGTTCAGGCTGGACTACGCCTCAGCCCCGCCAGACGCGCCAGCGACGATTGTCGGCAAGTTCCCGTCCGAGGGCGCTGAAAGCCGCGCGACAGGCGTGCAGCTTGGCAATTATCACCGCGAGGTGAAGTTCTACCAGCTGCTCCAGCCGGATGCGCGAATCTCGACGCCGCATTGCTATTTCACCGATGTGAATGAGGAGACGCACGATTTCGTCCTGATGATGAGCGATCTTGCGCCCGCCGAGCAGGGCGACCAGCTGGCGGGCGTCACGCTGGACCAGACGCGGCTTGTCCTTGATGAAGCGGCGAAACTTCATTCGGCCTTCTGGCAGGATGAAAAGCTCGATGATTTTAGCTGGGTGATGAACACCAGAAATGCGCCTGACCCGATCCCGCCAGAGCTGGTTGTGCAGCTCTGGGATGGCTTCAAGGCCCGATACGGGTCCCGCGTCACGCCGCAGGCAAGACAAGTCGGCGATGCGATGAGCCGCAATCTCGACGGCTATAATGATGCTCGCGAAGGCCCGAAATGCCTCATCCATTCGGACTTCCGGCCAGACAATATGATGTTCAATCCAGCCGATCCGGACAAACCCGTCACCGTCGTTGACTGGCAGTCATTCGGCTATGGCCCGGGCGGCGCGGATGTCGGCTATTTCATCGCAGGCGCGATCGACCCTGAAACGCGCCGCGCCCATGAGAGCGAGCTTCTGGACCTCTACCTCTCGAAAATGTCGACGCTCGGCGCGGATGACTACTCACGCGATATTTTCCTCCCCCATTATGTCGCTGGGGCGTACCAGCATTTCTTCACGGCCTTCTTTGCCGCAATGCTGGTGACGCAAACTCCGCGAGGGGATGACATGTTCTTCCGGATGGCCAACGGTGCGGTCGATCTCATCGCTGATCATGACGCGCTCGACTGGTTCAACTAG
- a CDS encoding PQQ-dependent sugar dehydrogenase codes for MSPRFFSRLLLVSASSAAIGLCASAQSAESMTVTGSADTELTATPLETFDGAWAMAFLPDGRALVTEQDGDLWLLDADGKKLGQIENVPKVTARGQGGLGDIVVGPDFGDDSGVVYLSYVERNPEDDSLSGAVVDTALLSLTPEGGMLSEVNRIWEQSQKVPGNGHYSHRIAVAQDGNLIITSGERQKFSPAQNMDMNLGKTIRVTPDGEPLSDNPFYGSGGVTDTIWSLGHRNMLGVAFDADGDLWVHEMGPKGGDELNLILKGENYGYPIVSNGEHYNSKQFFGNHEDHPIYENPAVSWTPVISPAGLIIYDGDMFSDWDGDAFIGGLSSKALIRVEFEETPLDNQGAGGKSKTMEKTATEAERFEWGKRIREVEQGPDGAIYVLEDDPGGRLIKLTPAG; via the coding sequence ATGTCCCCCAGATTTTTCTCCCGATTGCTTCTTGTTTCCGCCTCTTCCGCCGCCATCGGCCTCTGCGCATCTGCGCAGTCCGCCGAGTCCATGACGGTCACCGGCTCTGCCGATACCGAGCTGACCGCCACCCCGCTCGAAACCTTTGATGGCGCCTGGGCGATGGCTTTCCTGCCGGATGGCCGCGCGCTCGTCACCGAACAGGATGGCGACCTCTGGCTACTGGACGCGGACGGCAAAAAGCTCGGCCAGATCGAGAATGTGCCGAAAGTCACTGCACGCGGACAGGGCGGGCTTGGCGACATCGTGGTCGGTCCGGACTTCGGCGATGATAGCGGCGTCGTCTATCTCTCCTATGTCGAGCGTAACCCGGAAGACGATTCCCTTAGCGGCGCGGTGGTCGACACCGCCCTCCTCTCCCTGACACCTGAAGGCGGCATGCTGTCGGAGGTCAACCGGATCTGGGAGCAGTCCCAGAAAGTGCCTGGCAATGGCCACTATAGTCATCGGATCGCCGTTGCGCAGGATGGCAATCTGATCATCACATCAGGCGAGCGCCAGAAATTCAGCCCGGCGCAGAATATGGACATGAACCTTGGCAAGACGATCCGCGTCACTCCCGATGGCGAACCTCTTTCCGACAATCCATTCTATGGCAGCGGCGGCGTGACCGATACGATCTGGTCGCTCGGCCATCGCAATATGCTGGGCGTCGCCTTTGATGCTGATGGCGATCTCTGGGTGCACGAGATGGGCCCGAAAGGCGGCGATGAGCTGAACCTCATCCTGAAGGGCGAGAATTACGGCTATCCGATCGTGTCGAATGGCGAGCACTATAATAGCAAACAGTTCTTCGGAAATCACGAAGACCATCCGATCTATGAGAACCCTGCCGTTTCCTGGACGCCTGTGATCAGCCCGGCTGGTCTGATCATTTATGATGGTGACATGTTCTCTGACTGGGACGGCGACGCCTTTATCGGCGGCCTCTCATCCAAGGCGCTGATCCGTGTCGAATTTGAGGAAACCCCGCTCGACAATCAGGGCGCTGGCGGCAAATCGAAGACAATGGAAAAAACCGCAACCGAAGCCGAACGCTTTGAATGGGGCAAGCGCATCCGCGAGGTGGAACAAGGCCCGGATGGCGCGATCTATGTGCTGGAGGATGATCCGGGCGGCCGGCTGATCAAGCTGACGCCTGCTGGCTAA
- a CDS encoding RluA family pseudouridine synthase: MGRNRPIPHIKPEDADFIRSLVIHEDDQILAFNKPSGLAVQTAGGRGQSVDFLLWAFAKSNGKRPKLVHRIDSGTSGVLIVARTQPAAAALSEQFARRTARKTYLALVGGDIPAETSGTMDQALLKVPSDRGGREKMVPSSADTPKAQTARTDWTIIARSGAHALIRAKPRTGRMHQIRAHMAALGCPILGDRIYGTGKMSADRLMLHAQQLELKHPDGSDLTLEAGAPPDFLEKASSLGLEVA; encoded by the coding sequence ATGGGCCGCAACAGACCAATTCCTCACATCAAGCCAGAAGATGCGGATTTCATTCGCTCGCTGGTGATCCATGAGGATGATCAAATTCTGGCCTTCAACAAGCCGTCCGGCCTCGCCGTCCAGACCGCGGGTGGCCGGGGGCAGTCTGTCGACTTCCTGCTCTGGGCCTTTGCTAAATCGAATGGGAAGCGGCCCAAACTTGTGCACCGGATCGATTCCGGCACATCGGGCGTACTCATCGTCGCGCGCACGCAGCCTGCAGCGGCAGCCCTGTCCGAACAATTTGCCAGACGTACAGCCCGCAAGACTTATCTCGCGCTGGTCGGCGGTGACATCCCCGCAGAAACGTCCGGCACAATGGACCAGGCTTTGCTGAAAGTGCCTTCGGACCGGGGCGGACGGGAGAAAATGGTGCCTTCATCCGCTGATACGCCAAAGGCGCAGACGGCGCGGACCGACTGGACCATCATTGCGCGGTCTGGGGCCCATGCGCTCATCCGGGCAAAGCCCCGCACAGGACGGATGCACCAGATTCGCGCGCACATGGCCGCGCTCGGATGTCCGATTCTCGGGGACCGGATTTACGGGACTGGCAAAATGTCTGCCGACAGGTTGATGCTCCACGCACAGCAGCTTGAGCTGAAGCATCCCGATGGAAGTGACCTGACCCTGGAAGCAGGTGCGCCACCGGACTTTCTGGAAAAAGCCAGTTCGCTCGGCCTGGAAGTGGCGTAG
- a CDS encoding TonB-dependent receptor domain-containing protein — MNGKFFKTRLLASSVIAGAAFTFGGTAIAQGQDEPAVALDSSVEDSTARQETVTVTGTRIGQTNLSSPVPVSQFDAQQIELTGAVNTAEILRTLPAAGVSGLTSTNSNFTTTASGINTVDLRNLGEDRTLVLVNGRRFVAGLPGSQIVDFNQIPTDFIERIDVITGGASAVYGSDALAGVVNLILKDDYEGFSFSAQTGMAEAGDLESYRATMTAGANFDEGRGNAVASISWSRNNGSFFRNRTGQGVDDLSFAAYTGDPADVLYNASEYFGAPRFSSFSERGRFFGAGVGNGTFDETTGTYRAFSSGTDGFNRQAFRALFTPTERITASSVINYELAPWANFFTEINYASTDTRAELEPFPLSYEDVYGGAIQCGDLDSNAATAPTCINGAPILGAFVPEALRNQIRAANPGIADEDLKYAFVRRTTEVNIRSANNTRQTARIVAGFDGEFENGLAYETSLNWGRTTQNQESTGQLDVRAFAAALDTTVVNGEVVCADPEQRSLGCVPINIFGKGSITDDAAAWVRADSKFDAEIEQTVFNAFITGDSSLAGFSLPGGPAAFVLGYEWRSESSSEIPDALSQSGLNGGNVTPKTIGSFEVDEIFGELKLPILADAPFAEELTVNLAARASNYSTVGDTFAWSSNIDYQPISSLRFRASYSEAVRAPNIGEAFSGLGETFATVSDPCDGVSIVGGTPARNGVTTGDDGRIASICAADPLVAARIARDGSFDLTLAERQGTGGFVGGAIAGGFDLKEEEAETFTIGFVFNPDFNKWLEPLAISVDYFDIEITDAIGTLGRQTSLNRCYGNGDDTVTTFDPTSTFCSNVVRFPVGPSLGATDQVNSFTQNLASIKTSGIDLQASYTLDIADMFGSQTDYGILGFSANYQYLDEYSSEAFPGDGFSDSVGDQGLSEHEGLFGVVYDYGPVTLALDTTWIGETSDDYGFLSTDFEIGNKFFTDVQARYRVADTMTLVFGVDNVTDEFVYTGVGLVGGTGQYTNDAVYDSLGRRYYAGFRLDF; from the coding sequence GTGAACGGGAAATTTTTTAAGACCCGCCTTCTTGCCTCGTCCGTAATCGCGGGCGCTGCATTTACATTCGGCGGTACTGCCATTGCGCAGGGTCAAGATGAGCCAGCAGTTGCGCTGGATTCGTCTGTTGAAGACAGCACCGCGCGTCAGGAAACTGTAACGGTTACCGGTACGCGTATCGGTCAGACCAACCTGTCGTCGCCAGTTCCAGTTTCGCAGTTCGACGCTCAGCAAATTGAGCTGACCGGTGCTGTGAACACTGCAGAAATCCTGCGGACCCTTCCAGCAGCTGGTGTGTCAGGCCTGACATCCACCAACTCGAACTTCACGACAACTGCTTCGGGTATCAACACTGTTGATCTTCGTAACCTTGGTGAAGACCGTACGCTGGTTCTGGTTAACGGCCGCCGTTTTGTCGCTGGTCTTCCTGGTTCGCAAATCGTCGACTTCAACCAGATCCCGACTGACTTCATCGAGCGTATCGACGTCATCACTGGTGGTGCATCGGCCGTTTACGGTTCCGACGCGCTCGCAGGTGTTGTCAACCTGATCCTCAAGGACGACTACGAAGGCTTCTCCTTCTCCGCACAGACCGGCATGGCCGAAGCTGGCGACCTTGAGAGCTATCGCGCAACGATGACGGCAGGTGCCAACTTCGACGAAGGTCGCGGTAACGCAGTTGCTTCTATCAGCTGGAGCCGTAACAACGGTTCGTTCTTCCGTAACCGTACAGGCCAAGGCGTGGACGACCTTTCGTTCGCGGCTTACACCGGCGACCCGGCCGATGTCCTTTACAATGCGTCCGAGTATTTCGGCGCGCCACGTTTCTCTTCGTTCTCCGAGCGCGGCCGCTTCTTTGGCGCCGGCGTTGGTAACGGTACCTTCGACGAAACCACTGGCACCTATCGTGCGTTCAGCAGCGGGACCGACGGCTTTAACCGCCAAGCTTTCCGCGCACTGTTCACGCCAACCGAGCGGATCACTGCATCGTCTGTGATCAACTATGAGCTGGCACCTTGGGCGAATTTCTTCACGGAAATCAACTACGCTTCGACCGACACGCGCGCTGAGCTCGAGCCATTCCCGCTTTCTTATGAAGACGTGTATGGTGGAGCGATCCAGTGTGGTGATCTCGACAGCAACGCTGCGACGGCGCCAACCTGTATCAATGGTGCCCCAATTCTCGGCGCTTTTGTTCCAGAAGCCCTTCGCAATCAGATCCGCGCTGCCAACCCAGGCATTGCTGACGAAGACCTGAAGTACGCCTTCGTTCGTCGGACCACGGAAGTTAACATCCGTTCGGCCAACAACACACGTCAAACGGCACGTATCGTGGCAGGTTTCGACGGTGAGTTCGAAAACGGACTTGCGTACGAAACCAGCTTGAACTGGGGCCGCACCACGCAGAACCAGGAATCTACTGGTCAGCTTGACGTTCGTGCGTTTGCTGCAGCGCTCGACACGACCGTCGTCAACGGTGAGGTCGTTTGTGCTGATCCAGAACAACGTTCGCTTGGTTGTGTGCCAATCAACATCTTCGGCAAGGGCAGCATCACTGATGACGCCGCTGCATGGGTTCGTGCTGATTCGAAGTTCGATGCTGAAATCGAACAGACCGTCTTTAACGCATTCATCACCGGTGACTCGTCGCTGGCAGGCTTCTCCCTTCCAGGTGGCCCTGCGGCTTTCGTGCTCGGTTACGAATGGCGTAGTGAATCGTCTTCGGAAATTCCGGACGCGCTTTCCCAAAGCGGTCTGAATGGCGGTAACGTCACTCCGAAAACGATCGGTAGCTTTGAAGTCGACGAAATCTTCGGCGAACTTAAACTGCCTATCCTGGCAGACGCTCCATTCGCTGAAGAGCTCACGGTGAACCTTGCTGCTCGTGCATCCAACTACTCCACAGTTGGCGACACGTTTGCCTGGTCCTCGAACATCGACTATCAGCCAATCTCCTCGCTGCGTTTCCGCGCTTCTTACTCCGAAGCTGTTCGCGCACCGAACATTGGTGAAGCCTTCTCCGGTCTCGGTGAAACCTTCGCGACTGTTTCCGATCCTTGTGACGGCGTGTCGATCGTTGGTGGCACACCAGCCAGAAACGGCGTCACGACCGGTGATGATGGTCGTATCGCAAGCATCTGTGCGGCTGACCCACTCGTTGCGGCCCGTATCGCTCGTGACGGTTCGTTTGATCTGACGCTCGCTGAACGTCAGGGCACAGGTGGTTTCGTCGGCGGCGCAATCGCTGGCGGCTTTGACCTCAAGGAAGAAGAAGCTGAAACCTTCACGATTGGTTTTGTCTTCAATCCGGACTTCAACAAGTGGCTCGAACCACTCGCGATTTCGGTCGACTACTTCGACATCGAAATCACCGACGCGATTGGTACGTTGGGTCGTCAGACCTCGCTGAACCGCTGTTATGGTAACGGTGATGATACGGTTACGACCTTCGATCCGACCAGCACGTTCTGTTCGAACGTTGTTCGTTTCCCAGTCGGCCCGTCGCTCGGCGCAACGGATCAGGTGAACTCGTTCACGCAGAACCTCGCGTCTATCAAGACGTCCGGTATCGACCTGCAGGCTAGCTACACGCTGGATATTGCTGACATGTTCGGCTCTCAGACGGATTACGGTATCCTTGGCTTCTCGGCCAACTATCAGTATCTCGACGAGTATTCGAGCGAAGCCTTCCCAGGCGACGGTTTCTCTGACTCCGTGGGCGACCAAGGTCTGTCCGAGCACGAAGGTCTGTTCGGTGTAGTGTACGACTACGGTCCAGTTACGCTGGCCCTCGACACCACCTGGATTGGCGAAACGTCTGACGACTACGGCTTCCTGTCCACAGACTTCGAAATCGGTAACAAGTTCTTCACCGACGTTCAGGCTCGTTACCGTGTTGCTGACACGATGACCCTGGTGTTCGGTGTGGACAACGTCACTGACGAGTTCGTCTACACCGGTGTTGGCCTTGTTGGTGGTACCGGCCAGTACACGAACGACGCAGTCTATGACTCGCTCGGTCGTCGCTACTACGCCGGCTTCCGTCTCGACTTCTAA